A window of Leishmania donovani BPK282A1 complete genome, chromosome 35 genomic DNA:
acctttttttctttggctctgcggaaaagagaaaaaaatgACGCGACCAAGTCgggtatgtgtgcgcgtaagCGTGTGCCTACGTGTGCTTCGCAGAGTCTATGTATACGTGCATGCGTTCGAACGCCGCTTCTTTTCATCCACGAAGAGAAGCAGTGCCGCagactttttttttgaaaaaaaaaacgaatcGAAGGCGACTTGGCTTTTCAAAGCGCGTCGGTCTCAGCTGTGGAGGGGCCGTGCCTGCGGTGACCGAAAGAGTAGGGAGTACGAGAGAGAAACTCAGAACCGAAAGAGACGACCGTGTAAGCGGCATCGACTAGATTAGCAGTGCCGGTGGAGTGACGGACAGCCACAACGGGTCGCGAGGgttaggggggggggaggtgatGCCGCCAAGGAGCAACAGAGAAAATAAAAGTTGGAGACGCTTAGCGAAGGGGCGATCAGGTAACAGCTGCCGCGCTCACACGACGAGGTCGACCGCAATTCGTACATTTCATCTTGCATCTCTCCCCCTCGTGCCCTTTCCGCATTGCTCGAGGCTGACGTTTTCTCATCGCCTCATCACACCTGCCCATGCACGGGCAAGTAAGAGTGCAGGAAATCCACGTTGCAATCTGCCCCATAACGGCGAAGGCGCACCGCGACCTACTCTTACACTTATCGCCAAATAAAAAGAATTCATTCAGGTCAAAATAGCGCTAAAGAGGAAACAAAGAGTAGCCACAGTATGATATGGCCCTCCTCATTCACTTGAGGGTCAAGAGGggctcttttttttgctttcttctTATATCTTCTACCCGCTTCAGTTTGGGAAAGTGATCACGCTCTTctggcctcctccctcttcttttttcgctatatatatatatatatatgtgtgtgtgtgtgtgtgtgtttgcctgCGATGGTGTGTGGGgtttctttgtgtgtgggccatttctctttctcgctcgtctgtctctctccccgcccctccctccgactcttctctcttggaccttttctccctcctcctttcctttcctttccttttcttccccTTTCTTCAGAATGCTGTAGAGTTCCACGTGAAGAACTCTTGTTGACTCCATGAGATGAAAGGAGAACCCGACGCTGACACTTGGGCGATGCTCAGGTGAGGCTGGGCAGAGCGCATGGGCGGTGCGGCATGCGCTGCCCCAAGCGCAAGAATGTCTCTACTTGTAAGCATCCGTGGGCTCCCGATACACGTTTGTTTGAACCTCACACTCTTGCAAGTCGTTTGCGACTGCAACAAAACCATTTTTGTATGCAGCTCCGATCGGCTTTTGCCTTTCTTTGGAGGGAAACGGGCAAACTGGACTTGCAGCCGTCTGAGGACACGCGTTCGCATGGCGAGTCTTGCCGACTGCTGGTCTCCTTATTGAATGCCGCCTGTGGCAAGGCCGCTACTGGTGGTTCTTCGCTGAGCGTTCGCGTTGATAAAACCCCTCTGAATGTGCATGCGCTTGTGCGCTTGTTGTGCGATAGCTGGTtctgtccctctccccttcttcgtTTCTTCACCTCACGCAGCACACAGGCGTGCCATTGTCATCGTGCGGGACGTTTTTCTGTTTGCGTCTGCATCTTCACTCGATAGTTGACGCGGCGGTCAATGGCGCTGGAAGTACCAcgcccgctgcgcctttCCGAGTCGGATTAGCTCCTTGCATGGGAGGTGGATCTGGAATCGAGATGGtcgcagctccagcagcgccgccgcagagccgAGGAACTTCGAGCAAAGCAGATCCAGCGGGAGGCGTCTCTGCTGGAGCTGAGCAACGGGAATGTTGCAGCACAGTACGTTCTAGAagagcgcaggcgcgcgtTGGCAACGCGCCGCACACAGCTGCGCGAATCAGAGGCCGCACTGAAGCAGCGCACCGTCGAGGACGCTAAGGCGTCTCGCCGAAAGCAGGAGTCGATGGCAGAGGGGGCCGCTGCAATTGACGCGGCGTGGCGGGAGCTAGAGCAGCGCACACGGCTAGAGGAGGCATCTCATGTACAGCAGATGCGTGCTCTGGACGCAAGAAAGCAAAGGGCTCAAGGGTGCGATGCAGACACACGACAGCGGCTAAGCGCACTACGCGAGGGGGAGACGCAGCTTGTGGCACAGAAAGAAGTACTGGGGTATCACCGACAGAGGTGCATAGATCTGCTGTGGCAGTCGCTCGGGCAGCTACAGCGCGAGGTGGAGGAACATAAAACACTTCTCACGGCTCTCGATGACATCAAAGAACCGGGAGAGGTTCTGCTGTTCTCCTCGGTGAGCTTCATTCCGTCACCTGCCTTGTGCGCCAATCCGAAGTTGAACTTGTATGTCTCTGTTTTTGTGTAGAAATGCGTTTCGAGCTGCTTGACTAAGGCTTCAGTTGAGAGCACTGACGATAGTGTCGGAATCGATGCGTGACCTTGCGCACGAAGATGAGGTTGAAGGACGGGTACCCGAAGGAGCGCAAAGTTGCCCAATGTAGTTTGATAAACATCTCTGCTAGTTTTCTTGCGAGGGGGCGTGACGCCTGCGACCGCGTTTCTCCGCGCGACTGCTCTTCTCTCCACTTCATTCTatatgcccccccccccttcctcacTGCTTCCTTGGCCGGAATAGTTTTTAGGCAGCAGATGATTTACCAACACTGACACACTATTGCCGTCATTCAACGAGTACGTCAGACGTAAGGCGCGCATGGAGAAGAGGCGACATCGTCTTATGACGGCGGTGCTCTTGTAAGGGTGCCGCGTGCGTTGTGCACCTCTGGCCCGCACAACATACGGGAATGGCACTGTTTCAATGAGTTCGCTTTCATCGACTTCACTTTCGTTCTTCGGTTGGTTTTCACCGTCGTTGTTTTCCTTGACGTgctcgcgtgcgccgctctctccctctctctgtgtctcaTCACTGTCTTGACGGCGCACGCACTGTTCTTGATCATGTGACTTCTGTGCACACACTTCCACGCATACGGTGACTTGTCGCAGCTCGATGTGGTAAGCCCATAGTCGTGAAGACgcaggacacacacacacacacacacacacacacacacacacgactgCTTGTTgttcccccttttttgttccGCATGTCAATCACTGTCGGCATCAACGGCTTCGGCCCTATCGGAAAGTCCACCTTATTCGCGGCCCTAGCCGATCCGTTGTTCACCGTCACGGCAGTCGTTGATGCCTCCGTGTGCGCGGCCTACATTGCATATGTGATTGAGCAGGAGTATCCGCATCGCAACCCGACAGGGCCTCCGATTCGGGTGACGGACAAGCAGAAGGATCAGATTGTACTGAACGACATCCACGCCATTCACGTGTCGGCCGCGCAAGATCCGCAGTCATCCACGTGGAAGAAATATGGTGTGCAGTACGTGCTAGAGTGCACAGGCCTCTACACCACACGTAGCCGCAGCTGGGGTCACGTGACAGGTGGTGCGGTGGGCGtcttcatcgccgccgccagcgctgaTACGAACACAGTCATGGCATCAAGTGGCTTGGAAAGACTCGCGGCATCGTTGCCCGTGTGCGCCGTAGGAGCGCCCATCGGGGCCGTCGTAGCTCCAGTGCTGgacgcgctggcgaaggTGTTGGAGATCGAGCAGGTGAGTTACACAGCCCTCTATGGGCCTCAGCCACAGCACCCAATCGGCGCTAAGTCGGACGACTCGCGCGACTGGCGGCAAGTACGACTGCAGCCATTTGCCAGCTGTGCGATGGCGTCCAGTCGCGACAACGGCGCTGAAACAGTTGGCGCGCTCCTGCCGCATCTGGCTGGCCACGTGAGTGCTAGCGCTTTCCAGGTTCCTGTGGCGCAAGGGTGTGCAATCGACCTCGTTGTCTACACGAAAGAGGCCGCGCCGGCTGATGTGGTGGCGAGCGCCTTcgcgcacgccgcggcgggcTCGAAGCCGCTTTCAAAGGTATGCATCGCCAACGGACCCATGATCAGCGTTGACTGCATTGGCAGCTCAAGTGTCATACTCGACGCGGCTTcgttgagcagcagcaccgaagGCAAGGTGCATCGAATGGTATTGTGGGTGGACGTAGCGTGCTACTACGCTGCACTGCTGTTGTCATTGGTGAAGCAGGCTCACAGCATTcacgcgccaccgtcgtcgtaAGGAACACATCGTTCAGATGCATACAAGGCAAGCTCGGCGACTTTCTTCATCTCATGATCTCCCTCCGCCTTCTGTGTCGTCTAGGTCGCACGCGCAGTGTGGGCACGCGGCCATCTCTATCTGTATGCCACTTGAAGAACCACTGACGCGTCTTCACCCTCCGCTGTTGCACTGTTCTCGGTTGCCTTCGCCGTTTGTactttcgtgtgtgtgtgtgtgtgcttttccACTTGTATGgtttatgttttttttttcttcgttctGGGGGAACGCAGGCCGTCTATGTAGACAagctctctttgttttcttgtccttttctcttccctcctgGCACTTCCCGAAGATACgtgtatacatatacatatatacgtATGCGCCTGCATGGGCTGAGGCAACGTCTCCGCTCGCCTTCTTGCATGGACGACAAGACCAGAAACTAACATTGGCACTAAAACATGGAAAGAACCAAAGCAAACAACAGCACCGATGTGGACTTCCCAATGCAGAAGGTGACAATAGCCGCTCCCAGTCTAGACGCGTTGCGTTACGTGAGTGGGTAGTGACGAGTGAGCGATGCACATTTTCGGCACCGAAGAGAGATAAAACGGAGTCATGCCCTTGCTGTTCGTTCATGTGGGATGACGCTCGATGAGTGGCTTCGCCTTCGATAGACATCCGGGTATGTGCGTGCTTGGGCGTGTGTCCTTCTCatttgcttctttttttttgtttgtttttgcttTCGTGGCACTCCTGTCCCTCTACACCCTTTGCCGGTGACAGCGCGCCACTTTGTGGTGTATACCTACCACCCCCTAGGTGCTGTCTCGTGGCCTGTGTGCACCGTTGCATTCCACTCCCAGCAGCACATgcgccccctctccaccaCTTCCATCttgcgtttttctttttttttgtcatTGATTTCGTCTGGACATGTGCCACGCTGCAGAGATCCGATCGCCACTCAGCACCAACACGCagacgcatacacacaggcAAAAAAACCctcgcacacaaacacgcaaaACCATCGACGTGCATAGGAGAGAACCATAGAAGGCGCCCGATTCACGCAGCGAGTCCTTTTTTAGTTTTGTGCGCCTCACTGTACACCGGTGCTCTACTGATTTCTCATCTCTCATCTCTCTTTGTCTTTTTGTCCTTGTAACCTGCGCGTCGGACCTTCGTTGTCACTCACCTgtcctcgcctcctccagaGTAAACAACACCCGACATCGAGGTATCTCTACACTTGCCCTCACCTCTGAAAACGCTAAAATGGAGTTCATCATGAATTCTGTGTATGCGGTCGACCCCATCTACCTGCTGAtgagcgccgtcgcccagCAGATGCTGGCAATGGCCTGGTTTGACTGCATTGTGGGCCAAATTGATCGCTACTATGTCGCAGCGGACAAGGGCGTGCGGCGGGTCGAGCACGCTATCACGCGCTACCCAGGCATAATGGTCTCTGCGATGACCTTCGCCTGCTCGCTGCTCCGCTCACTTGTTGTGCTGACGATGGTTAGCATGTGCAATTGCTCGACGCTCTACCAGTATCAGTCGGCTGCCATGGTCGCCGTGATGATTGGCATGATGCGTGTCCACCGCACCTTCTCGTGTCACCGCCCCATCCAGATTTTTGTGACCGAGACCGGCTACGAGATGGctgcggcgatgacggcggcggtggtctGTTACTACATGAAGAAGTACAACTTTTAAGGGAGGCCATCTGACGGTTCTCACTTCACTTGGGGTGCCAAGTCAATCGACCATCAACCTTCGCCGCTCACTCGACCGCCGTCGAGAGACATATCTgtcggcgtgtgtgggtgtggtTGGTACCTTCTCTGTACTCTTGTCTTCATTTTGGGTTCTCCCCTTCTTTTGTCGACGAGGTGGCAAGGAGGCTTACAGTCCTGtctcttcgtctttcttCGTGTTTTCCACCTTTAGATGCAGccacttcctcctccttttccttttagTCCTGCGAGTGCACTTGTGGGCAAGCTCGCGACGACTTCGATGCTTGTCTGTTCCTGCACATTGTTCCTGCATCCCCCGGTCGACTCTGTGTACTATTGCTGCCTTTTTTTCGTTACATAGAGAAGCGTATGGATGGTGAGGGCGGCGCAAAGGAatgcgctggcgccgcggaACGCGTCCACAGAGGTTGTATGTCTATGAGTgaggtgaggaggggagggagtgaTGG
This region includes:
- a CDS encoding glyceraldehyde-3-phosphate dehydrogenase-like protein; its protein translation is MSITVGINGFGPIGKSTLFAALADPLFTVTAVVDASVCAAYIAYVIEQEYPHRNPTGPPIRVTDKQKDQIVLNDIHAIHVSAAQDPQSSTWKKYGVQYVLECTGLYTTRSRSWGHVTGGAVGVFIAAASADTNTVMASSGLERLAASLPVCAVGAPIGAVVAPVLDALAKVLEIEQVSYTALYGPQPQHPIGAKSDDSRDWRQVRLQPFASCAMASSRDNGAETVGALLPHLAGHVSASAFQVPVAQGCAIDLVVYTKEAAPADVVASAFAHAAAGSKPLSKVCIANGPMISVDCIGSSSVILDAASLSSSTEGKVHRMVLWVDVACYYAALLLSLVKQAHSIHAPPSS